Proteins from one Triticum aestivum cultivar Chinese Spring chromosome 7A, IWGSC CS RefSeq v2.1, whole genome shotgun sequence genomic window:
- the LOC123154824 gene encoding uncharacterized protein: MDPIVNQGWISSEVEEACSLIARLNTNKIMYDRNDDKNKKHNYIVKSLHALFPSKTMKQVTDLYIDLAVEMHMTQWREGTHVTSGIPQNIFTFCDPFNGNYELPMEENGASSTHSIYTMGDHANENFGVREEATIMDNNALSFGCPMENTGITVTGEAPLMADNNKMEVLENNISIDQPVLAAHQWGFWTDEEHSMDGLVNENFEAQEDEDTTMDDNGFSFRCGLEDTRIRKTEEAPMMVDKNKMVVLENNTSVDRPVVAAHQRMFWSKEEHKSFLYGLEVYGRGDWKNISKHFVATKTPVQVSSHAQKFFKRIQKKSSSGTKRYSINDVRLHDNELLAANNNSVTWQALSFTGLNNDPSFKLQAPTSSLTVMNNQAQCSPSIYNQQVGHQPMWSEEQMMGSVAAVMDGVGNYVPDGQQGSAYFYLGNV; this comes from the exons ATGGATCCAATAGTCAACCAGGGGTGGATCTCTTCCGAGGTAGAGGAGGCATGCTCACTCATTGCTAGGCTCAACACCAACAAAATCATGTACGACCGTAACGATGACAAGAACAAGAAGCACAACTACATCGTGAAGTCTCTCCATGCATTGTTCCCTTCAAAGACCATGAAACAGGTAACAGATCTTTATATTGATCTCGCCGTGGAAATGCATATGACCCAATGGAGGGAGGGGACCCATGTTACTAGTGGTATCCCGCAAAACATTTTCACCTTTTGTGACCCTTTCAACGGTAACTATGAGCTACCGATGGAGGAGAATGGTGCTAGCAGCACACACAGTATCTACACCATGGGCGACCATGCGAATGAAAACTTCGGTGTACGAGAGGAGGCAACAATCATGGACAATAATGCATTGTCCTTTGGTTGTCCTATGGAGAATACGGGGATCACGGTGACAGGTGAGGCACCGCTGATGGCAGACAATAACAAGATGGAGGTGTTGGAGAACAATATTTCCATAGACCAACCAGTTCTTGCCGCACATCAATGGGGTTTTTGGACCGATGAGGAACACAG CATGGACGGCCTTGTTAATGAAAACTTTGAGGCACAAGAGGATGAGGATACAACCATGGATGATAATGGATTTTCATTTCGTTGCGGACTGGAGGATACAAGAATCCGGAAGACGGAGGAGGCTCCGATGATGGTAGACAAGAACAAGATGGTGGTCTTGGAGAACAATACTTCCGTTGATCGACCAGTTGTTGCCGCACATCAACGAATGTTTTGGAGCAAAGAGGAACACAA GTCATTTCTTTATGGGCTGGAAGTCTATGGCCGTGGAGACTGGAAAAACATATCCAAGCACTTCGTCGCCACTAAGACCCCTGTCCAAGTTTCAAGCCATGCACAAAAGTTTTTCAAGAGAATACAGAAAAAGTCATCGTCAGGGACAAAGCGTTACAGCATCAATGATGTCAGGCTCCATGACAATGAGCTATTGGCAGCAAATAATAATTCTGTCACCTGGCAAGCCCTTTCTTTCACCGGCCTCAACAATGACCCAAGCTTTAAGTTGCAGGCTCCGACGAGCTCGTTAACAGTCATGAACAACCAAGCTCAGTGCTCCCCTTCCATATATAATCAACAAGTGGGTCATCAGCCAATGTGGAGTGAGGAGCAGATGATGGGTTCTGTTGCAGCTGTTATGGACGGGGTAGGAAATTATGTGCCAGATGGCCAACAAGGGTCAGCTTATTTTTATCTTGGCAATGTATGA